AGGGGGCCATGTTTCAGGCGGTGTTGAGCGGCCAGTATCTGGACGGCATCACCAATGCGGTGGTGACGGGCGGCGGCGTCGAGGGCGTGGTGGTGGAGCACATCAAGCCGTTGAATGGACGACAGCTCACCCTGCTGCGGGACCGTTTGCGCAACATGCAACAGGGGCTGGCCACCACGCCCAAGACCAACCCGGTGGTCAGTTTTGTCAGCGAGTTCAACACCAACGTCATCGAGCGCCTGGACCGCGCCGCGCTGGAAAAGGAGATGAATGAAATCCGGCGCAAGCTGGCCAATCCCAAAAACCAGCGTCCGCCCAATCCGCAACTGGCCGAAGATGTGGCGTTGCGCATCAGCATTGCGCCCGACGCCGCGCCAGGCCGGCGGGAGCTGCGGGTGCGGACGGCGGCGGGGCTGTCCAATCCGGTGACGTTTTACGTGGGGGAGCTGCCGGAGCATCTGGAGGTGGAGCCGAAAGCCAACCCCACGGAACTGGGGGCCACGGTGTCGCTGCCGGTGGTGATTAACGGCCAGATTCTGCCGGGGGATGTGGACCGCTACCGCTTCAAAGGGCGGCGGGGCGAGCGGCTGGTGTTGCACGTGCAGGCGCGGCAGCTCATCCCGTATGTGGCGGACGCGGTGCCGGGATGGTTCCAGGCCACGGTGGCCCTGTACGACAGCCGGGGGAAGGAGCTGCAATATGCCGACGATTACCGCTTCCATCCCGACCCCGTGCTCTACTACGAGCTGCCGGCGGACGGCGAGTATGTGATTGAAATCAAGGACGCCATTTACCGGGGGCGGGAGGATTTTGTGTATCGGATTACAGCGGGCGCGGTGCCGTTCATTACCAGCCTTTATCCCCTGGGCGGGCCGGTGGGGCAGACCACGAAAGTGGCCTTGAAGGGCTGGAATCTGACGCAAACGACGCTGGAGGTGACTCCCGACGCGCCGGGCATCCAATGGCTGCGGCTCAAGGGCGACAAACTGGAATCGCCGCCCGTGCCTTTTGCCGCCGACACCCTGCCGGAAATGGAGGAAACGGAGCCGAACAACGCGCTGCGGACGGCGCCAGGGGTGACGTTGCCGGCGATTATCAATGGGCGCATCCAGAGTCCGGGGGATGTGGATGTGTTTGCCTTTGAAGGCAGGGCCGGGGAAACGGTGGTGGCGGAAATCATGGCCCGGCGGCTCAACTCGCCGCTCGACGCCCAGTTGCGCATCACCGATGCCCAGGGCCGGCAGGTTGCCTTCAACGACGACCACGAAGACAAGGCCACCGGCCTGAACACCCATCATGCCGACTCCTATCTCATGCTCACGCTGCCGGCCAGCGGCCGCTTTTTCGTGCACGTCAGCGACACCCAGAATCAGGGCGGGCCGGAGCACGCCTACCGCTTGCGGTTGAGCGCGCCGCGGCCGGACTTTGAGCTGCGGGTGGTGCCGGCGAGCCTGAATGTGCGCGCCGGCGGCAGTGTGCCGGTGACCGTGCATGCGCTGCGCAAGGATGGTTTCACCAATGAAATCAAGGTGGCCCTCAAGGAGGCGCCCAAGGGCTTCGTGCTCAGCGGCGGGCGCGTGCCGGCGGGCACGAATCTGGCGCGGCTCAACCTGACCGCGCCCGCGCTGGAGACCAATGCCCTCATCAGCCTGGTGCTGGAGGGCCGCGCCAGCATCGGCGGGCGGGAGGTGACGCGCCTGGCCGTGCCGGCGGAAGACATGATGCAGGCGTTCTATTACCGGCATCTGGTGCCGGCGCAGGAATGGCTGATGGCGGTGATGGGCCGGGCCCCGGCGCGCGCGGCGGCGCCAGCCAGAGCGGCCAATCCGTCCCCCAAAAAATGAACAGGGCAGGAAGCGCCTCCCGGTGTTGCGGGAAGCGCCCCCTAAAAAAGGAAAGGCACGGACACCCATCCGTGCCTTTTGCGGGCCGCCGTCCGCCTAGCGCCCTATGACGGGCGACGGTGACCGCAAATCCGTAAAAACATTTTCCGCGTCAGGGCTGGCCGCCGAACGAGACGTAATCATCCAGGTCCAGCAGGTCAAACCACGTGACAATGTCCGCGCGGGCGGGCGCGATTTTGGCATGCACGCCCTGGAAAAAATCGCGCAGCTCCACCGCGCCGGGCGTGCGTTGCTCCTGCCAGGCGGACCAGGCGGCGATTTCCGCCGGATGCCGCCGGTGTTGCGCATTTTTCTCAATCCATTCCAGCACCGCGCCGTCGCCCAGGCCGGCGGCGAGCTGGGCCTTGAGGGCCTCCGCGTCCACCCCTGCAAACGTGAGCCATTGCTGGTCCAGGGGGCAGGCGTAGTTGTATTCGCCGTTTTTGCCCGCCAGCAGCGCACGACCCTTGTCGAGCATGCGGGGCAGAATGACGTAACCGCCGAGGCGCACGCGCGGGCTGCGCGGCGGGCGTTGCGTCAAATCCGGATATGCCAGGTTCGCGGCCATTTGATTCAACTAATAAAAAATATCAGACCACTTAATTTTAATACTGTCATAAGTTGCACCATCATCGCCGATGCGCAAGTGAAAAAAAGTCCATGCCCCGGCAGCAGCAGCGATGACCTTAACGTCATGACGCAGAAATAAAAGGAGGGAGCAGGCGCCGGGAACCGGGTTCTCCCCTCTTCGTAAGGGCTGACAGACGAAAGGATTGTTGCAGCGCCGGCTTCCCCTTCATGTAGCGCAGGCGTCCCGCCTGCGGGTTCACGGAGCCTCCCGGCTCCGTGACTGCTGAATTGCCAACGTCAAGCGGGCGCGCCTGGTTACCCCAGTCCGCACGGCAACCTTTCATTTCCTATAGCGCAGGCGTCCCTTATGTAGCGCAGGCGTCCCGCCTGCGGGTTCACGGAGCCTCCCGGCTCCGTGATTGCAGCACTGATAAGGTCAAGCTGACGCGCTCGGAAACAACAAACTGAGTACCAATCTTTCCTGTGCAGTAACGAAGGTGAGCACGCATCGTAAGGTGGGAATAAGCCTGCGAGCGGCAGGCCAAATCCCGCTCTGCGAGACGAGGACGCCTGCGCTACACACCCTCACCTTAGCCTTTTACCACGATGGGGTAGGGGGAATACGAGGAAGAGCGCGTGAAGGGGGGAGAGCAACCACGAATGGACACGGATAGACACGGATTTTTAACAGAAGGAAACGAAGGGAACGAAGAGGGAGAAGAGGTCCCTCAGCCTGACCTTCTCCCGGGGGGAAAGGGGGGGATTATAGCGGGACGGATTATACTGCCCCTAGCCTGTGGGACGCCATACGTTATGGCTAATGCGAGATTGAAGTGCGGATTGGTGCGTCCAGGGGCGTGTGTTTGACGACGGCAATTCAGCAAGCACGGAGCCGGGAGGCTCCGTGAACCCGCAGGCGAGGACGCCTGCGCTACATGGGGGGACGCCTGCGCTACACACCATCACCTTGGCTTTCTGCTACGATGGGGTGGAGGGAAAAGGGGGCAGAAATGGTGAAGGGGAAACACCAACCACGAATGAACACGAAGGGACACGAATTTTGAACAGAAGGAAACGAAGGGAACGAAGGGGGAAAACGCCCCCTCACCCTGGCCCTCTCCCCGGGGGGAGAGGGAAATACATCAAGTTCTGTCACAGACTTTGACCACCCTCACCCTAGCCCTCTTCCACTGGGAGAGGGAGGAATTGTAGCTGCGCGGATTATCCTGCGCTGGCCATGGATCTCCCCATGGCCTGCGGGACCCGGGCCGAATCCCGCTGTGCGGGACGGGACGCCTGCGTTATGGGAAATGAATGGTTGATGGGCGGATTGGTGCTTCTTAGGGGTACCGCTTGACCTTGGTAATTCTGTAGTCACGGAGCCAGGAGGCTCCGTGAACCCGCAGGCGAGGACGCCTGCGCTACAGACCCTCACCCTGGCCCTGTCCCGGGGGGAGAGGGGAAATAGTTAATGTGCCTCGAATTATTCATTATCTGCGTTTGCTCAATGCAGACGAGGAGGGAAAGTAAGAATAGAAACCCCATAGATGTTCTCATCTCCATTCGTTGCCTCCGGCCTGCGGGACGCAGGCTGAATCCCGCTGTGCGGGACGGGGACGCCTGCGTTATGGGAAATGAATGGTTGATGGGCGGATTGGTGCTTCTAAGGGGTTTCGCTTGACCTTATCAGTTCTGTAGTCACGGAGCCGGGAGGCTCCGTGAACCCGCAGGCGAGGACGCCTGCGCTACGTGGGGGGACGCCTTCACCTATTTTGAAACTTATTTCAACCGCGCGCGGCTCCACCGCGCCGTGGGTTACTCACCCCTGTGGCCTTTGAGAACCAAATCAACTAAAAACAACGCATGCGCACCCATCTTCAAGGTTCTCATCAAACCGGGGCAAGCCCAGGACGCCCCAGGGGAGCGCTTTAAGGATTACCTGGTTGAAAAAAATGGCTTAATTTGGTGGCAGGACTGACCGCACCATGGGAACAGGGAACAGAGCGGAGAAAAAGCCATTAAAAACATCCGGCGGACCGCGTGGCGGGGTGGTATGTTCTGGGAAAGTAACCAAAAGCGCACGCCCGCCGGCGGGTCCAAATGTCTGGGGGAAGGGTTTGAAAAAAATGGAAAATGCGGGATAGTTTCACCGTGACGTTGACTTCTGACAAAAAGGGCCGGATTTGCAGTCGGCAATTATTCAAGCCGTTGACCTCTTTTGAGGTTAAAAAGCAGGAGGATGGCTCAATCTTGGTGCGCGAACTTGGCCCGGTGGAAGTTGAATGTGAGGTCTTGGGTTTGGACGATGTGGATCCAAGCACCTTGCTTCCCCGGGATGGCTCTAAAATCTTGCCGGAAAGCATCGCGGCGGCTATCCGGGCTGACCGGGAGAGGCGCGCTTGAAAGTCATTATGATAGTTAGGCGCTAACCTGGGCTTTTGCAGAAGTCCAGGTTGACGGAAAGAAACGATCCCAAGGGCAATTCCGGCGCGCCGAGCGGCCTTCCTGCAAGGGAGTCAACAAAACGCACGGCGTTTTCCCCCTGGAGCCGGAAGCAGAACCCGCAGGGCGGGATTAGGAGCCTGCACTTGCGCGTTTCAATCCGGTGGCGCGGTAAAAGCCTTCGCCGCCTTTCTGGCGTTTGAGGAAATTCTCCCAACGCCGCGCGGCGGACAAGTCCATGGGCGGGCTGGCATAGACCAAGGTCCAAGGGCCGCTTTCCCGGGTCCAGTGGGAGACGCCTTGGTTGTGCTGCTCCAGGCGGCGGGGCACGTCCTCGCTCAAGCCAATGTAGAAGCGGCCTTGGGGGGTTTGGAGGACGTAAACTTGGTAGTGGGCATCCACGGATTAAACAAAGGCATCAAGACGCGGACAGGGATTTGGTTGCGGGGGGTGGATTCGAACCACCGATCCCGCAGGGCGGGATTAGGAGCCGCTTTGCTAGCGGTTGTGCGGCAGCGGCTTGGACAGGGGAGATGATCTCTTCAGGTTGGCGCTTCAGGGAGGGGGGGAAAATGGATTGAAAAGGCTTGGTTTGTTCGCTTTTGACATCCACCGGGCCATTGGCGTTTTCGCCGGTGTTGGCAAGGGGAAATGGCATATCCGGGATTTGGTTGCGGGGGGTGGATTCGAACCACCGATCCCGCAGGGCGGGATTAGGAGCCGCTTTGCTAGCGGTTGTGCGGCAGCGGCTTGGACAGGGGAGATGATCTCTTCAGGTTGGCGCTTCAGGGAGGGGGGGGAAAATGAATTGAAAAGGCTTGGTTTGTTCGCTTTTGACATCCACCGGGCCATTGGCGTTTTCGCCGGTGTTGGCAAGGGGAAATGGCATATCCGGGATTTGGTTGCGGGGGGTGGATTCGAACCACCGACCTTCAGGTTATGAGATTTTTTCAAATGCGTTTTAATGGCTGACCGATGGGCCGAGTGGTTCGTGGTTCATCCTTTTGATCCAGGATTTTGAACCGCAAAGGGAAAGTTATTCGGTTTTGGTTGGCTTCAAGACTCACCAGGCCGGCGTGAACGATTTGGGTTAAAATTTCGGTTTGCCCCAAATTGGTTTCGTCACTTAAGCGTTTTAAGCGCTCTAAATCCTCGTCCGCGATATAGAGCCGCCGAGTCGTGCCTTTGATTGTATTGCTCATATAAGAAAACGATATGATACTATTTGACGCTTTATGGCATTAAAAGACTTGACATTAAATGACATCCTATGGCATTGTAGGACTCGTTATGGTAACATTAAAAATCAAAACGAATTACAACATACCCCCCAACCGGATCATGCTGCGCGAGGTCTGCTTGTTGTTGCATATTTCGCAAAGCACGGCCAAGCGCCGGATCAAATCCGGCGATCTGGCACCTTGCAATCCCAACGGGCCGGGGCGCCGGAAGCCGTTGTTGTTTGACCTGGAGCAGATCAGGGCATTGGCCGGGCCCGGTGCGCCCAACGTGGAATATGTTCCGATGGATGAAAACAAAAATGGCGGCGGCTTGATTTCGGTCAAGGAGGCGCTGCGTCACGCCAGGAGGAGTTAAAAATGAACCCTCGCAACACCCAAGTTATCCTGAACTGCGCCGTAGGCAGTGCTCTTTTTGTGATTGAAGACGAGGGAGTGATGGAGGGCAAAAATGAAAGCCATAGTGCATGAAAAATTCAGACTGAGGGCTGGGATGAGGATTTTGCTGGCTGAGGGGCCGGCGGTGGTGGAGCGGGTGAATGGCTGTGCGGCCGTTTGCCGGCTGGAGGCGCCGCGGGTGCGGCAATTTACCACGATCAGCGGCTGTCCCGTGCGAATCGAGGCCAGGGGGGAGTTGGTCAGGATCAGTCCTAACAGTGAAGTCCAGGTCTTGTGAAAAATTCAGTCAATTATTGGGCGTTCACGCTTTGCCGGGACAAACTGCGTGAAATTTCAATGAAGTGGCGCCTTTTCAGGCAGGATAATGAGCGGCTGGCGGAGCATTACCTGCAAATGGCCAAGGGATGGAGGGTTTTGAAAAACCACTACCAGAAACAGGCCAAACATGAAGACTGCGCCAATTGAATTGATCGAAGCCGCTTGTGAGGCGGCCCGGCTGCTGGCGATCCATTCCAACCGGATCAGGGGATCAAATGAAAAAGCCGATGTTGAATTAAATCAAAAATCCCTTGTGGCGATCCACCGCATTGTTGAGTCGCTGGACGGAGTGATCCCGCAAACCATTTTGTATCGGAGCCCTAAAGATGCGCCGTGAAATCGAGCAGTTGTTGGAAGTGGCTGCAGCTCGAGTGATGCTCACGAAACAAGACCTGGCGCTGCGCTACTCGGTCACCGAGCGCACCATCGAGCGATGGAATGCCCTGGGTTTTTTGCCGGCGCCTGATTTTGAGTTCAGGCGCACCCTGCGCTGGTCAGCGTTGAAAATTTTCCGTTGGGAACAAGGGAGAAAGAATGCAAAAAAACGATCTTC
This is a stretch of genomic DNA from Fontisphaera persica. It encodes these proteins:
- a CDS encoding DUF5069 domain-containing protein yields the protein MAANLAYPDLTQRPPRSPRVRLGGYVILPRMLDKGRALLAGKNGEYNYACPLDQQWLTFAGVDAEALKAQLAAGLGDGAVLEWIEKNAQHRRHPAEIAAWSAWQEQRTPGAVELRDFFQGVHAKIAPARADIVTWFDLLDLDDYVSFGGQP
- a CDS encoding GIY-YIG nuclease family protein; translated protein: MDAHYQVYVLQTPQGRFYIGLSEDVPRRLEQHNQGVSHWTRESGPWTLVYASPPMDLSAARRWENFLKRQKGGEGFYRATGLKRASAGS